The proteins below are encoded in one region of Bremerella sp. P1:
- a CDS encoding type II secretion system F family protein, which translates to MFDSGSNGVLIIALSVFGLFAAGIYFLADMLMKDKSRAEDRLEGLKDPYQRNGRSGEKSTKQTALGKVLEKTTPSLAKPLQPTNQKDAIKLKDKLSHAGFRSEAAPTTFLGLKFAGLIAGLVLGGGTFFVLGDFSLFGILKAGIVLGICFYLPELGLWYLGKTRKEQIFRGLPDALDLMVVCVEAGLGLDQAMRRVAEEMKKTYRVIAEEFGMCNFQLQMGRARVDVLHELGQRTGVEDLRSLAAILIQADKFGSSIAQALRVQSDAMRTRRRQIAEEKAAKTAVKMIFPLVFFIFPGIFVVLVGPAAITVIREMLPMMAANS; encoded by the coding sequence ATGTTTGATTCCGGTTCCAATGGCGTTCTGATCATTGCGTTAAGCGTATTCGGCTTGTTCGCAGCGGGGATCTATTTCCTTGCGGACATGCTGATGAAGGACAAGAGTCGTGCCGAAGACCGACTGGAAGGCCTGAAAGATCCTTATCAGCGAAACGGACGTAGCGGCGAAAAGAGCACGAAGCAAACTGCTTTGGGCAAAGTCCTGGAGAAGACCACGCCTTCGCTGGCTAAGCCGTTGCAGCCAACCAACCAGAAGGACGCCATCAAGCTGAAGGATAAGCTCTCGCACGCAGGTTTTCGCAGCGAAGCAGCACCGACGACCTTCTTGGGACTGAAGTTTGCCGGCTTGATCGCTGGACTTGTCCTGGGCGGTGGTACGTTCTTCGTCCTGGGCGACTTTTCGCTGTTTGGGATTTTGAAGGCCGGCATCGTGCTTGGCATCTGCTTCTATCTCCCTGAACTCGGTTTGTGGTATCTCGGTAAGACGCGAAAAGAGCAGATCTTCCGAGGTCTGCCCGACGCACTCGACTTGATGGTCGTTTGTGTGGAAGCGGGGCTTGGTCTAGATCAGGCCATGCGTCGCGTTGCCGAGGAAATGAAAAAGACCTACCGCGTGATCGCCGAAGAATTTGGTATGTGCAACTTCCAGTTGCAGATGGGTCGTGCCCGCGTGGACGTTCTGCACGAACTCGGTCAACGAACCGGTGTGGAAGACCTCCGATCGCTCGCCGCGATTTTGATTCAGGCCGACAAATTCGGTTCGAGTATTGCTCAGGCACTTCGCGTGCAGAGTGATGCGATGCGAACGCGTCGTCGACAGATCGCCGAAGAAAAAGCTGCTAAGACTGCGGTTAAGATGATCTTCCCGCTGGTGTTCTTCATCTTCCCGGGTATCTTCGTCGTGTTAGTCGGCCCAGCCGCCATCACGGTGATTCGCGAGATGCTACCAATGATGGCAGCTAACTCGTAG
- a CDS encoding 3-keto-disaccharide hydrolase: MQIRLLSLVIAAVLTAVGVTNLRAEEPVSKAFINGEGPGWVALGKDDFTKVNSNDDTWTFHEDGLIECTGKPTSVTRSVKEYTNFELVCQWRHLKAAGNSGIFVWTIPSSLEKLTGPGLPQGIEVQVLDLGYKERYEQGGKRKADWFTCHGDVFPVGAAKMTPFPPTAPNGARSFPSKELSKGTGEWNHYYVRAINGEVRLWVNGEEVSGGTGCSPATGYLCLESEGSPVEFRGLKIRELP, translated from the coding sequence ATGCAGATTCGACTGTTGAGCCTTGTCATAGCCGCAGTGTTGACCGCGGTTGGCGTGACCAACTTGCGTGCGGAAGAACCGGTTTCGAAGGCCTTCATCAATGGCGAAGGCCCTGGCTGGGTTGCCCTGGGCAAAGATGACTTCACGAAAGTCAATAGCAACGATGATACCTGGACGTTCCACGAGGACGGCCTGATCGAGTGCACCGGCAAGCCCACAAGCGTGACACGAAGCGTGAAGGAGTACACCAATTTCGAGTTGGTGTGTCAGTGGCGTCACTTGAAGGCAGCCGGCAACAGCGGCATTTTTGTCTGGACCATTCCTTCCTCGCTTGAGAAGTTGACTGGTCCAGGCCTACCACAAGGGATCGAAGTTCAGGTGCTCGATCTGGGTTACAAAGAGCGATACGAGCAAGGTGGCAAGCGTAAGGCCGATTGGTTTACCTGTCATGGCGATGTCTTCCCGGTTGGCGCGGCCAAGATGACTCCATTTCCTCCCACCGCTCCCAACGGCGCACGCAGCTTCCCTTCCAAGGAGCTCAGCAAGGGAACCGGCGAGTGGAACCACTACTACGTCCGAGCCATCAACGGCGAAGTCCGCTTGTGGGTCAACGGCGAAGAGGTTTCCGGCGGTACCGGTTGCTCACCAGCGACCGGCTATCTTTGCCTGGAATCGGAAGGCTCGCCCGTCGAGTTCCGCGGTTTGAAGATCCGCGAGCTTCCCTAA
- a CDS encoding type II secretion system F family protein: MLTLVVLITVFVGVATLVGAVAILFRGDANPEIEGRLEILTGKGKANGKAEGGKGEQQGGITRLSDGNDGALEEFISRHFNLRLFLDQAAMETSVSNFIMLTAGLAGAGAVVPFLLGLPFYIGPVLAVILGIVPLGYVWFKRGKRLAKFGNQLPDALELIARALRAGHSLGAGFHLVSEEMLDPIGGEFRKVFESQNLGVPLEEAIVDMTERVPNLDLKFFGTAVILQRQTGGDLAEILDKIGRLVRQRMELFGQIQALTGEGRISGIVLLGMPPALFIVMWYLNPTYVMTLFTDPLGQKMLAGAIVMQLIGAWVIQKIIDIKV; this comes from the coding sequence ATGTTGACGCTAGTAGTTCTCATTACGGTATTCGTAGGTGTGGCCACTTTGGTCGGCGCCGTAGCGATTCTGTTTCGAGGGGACGCCAACCCCGAGATCGAGGGTCGTCTCGAAATCCTAACCGGCAAGGGTAAGGCTAATGGTAAAGCCGAAGGAGGCAAGGGAGAGCAGCAAGGTGGTATCACCCGGCTCTCTGACGGCAATGATGGTGCCCTGGAAGAATTCATTTCGCGGCACTTCAACTTGCGACTGTTCCTCGACCAGGCTGCCATGGAGACTTCGGTTTCCAACTTCATCATGCTGACTGCTGGGCTGGCCGGTGCCGGCGCCGTGGTGCCATTTCTGCTGGGTTTGCCGTTCTATATCGGTCCGGTCCTGGCAGTCATCCTGGGCATTGTTCCCTTGGGTTATGTTTGGTTTAAGCGTGGTAAACGTCTGGCCAAGTTCGGCAATCAACTGCCGGATGCGTTGGAATTGATCGCTCGCGCTTTGCGTGCGGGTCATAGTCTGGGTGCTGGTTTTCACCTGGTGAGCGAAGAAATGCTCGACCCGATTGGTGGTGAATTTCGCAAGGTGTTTGAATCGCAAAACCTCGGTGTGCCACTTGAAGAAGCCATCGTCGATATGACCGAACGCGTTCCGAACCTCGACCTCAAGTTCTTCGGTACTGCCGTTATCTTGCAGCGTCAGACGGGTGGTGACCTAGCCGAAATTCTCGACAAGATTGGTCGACTCGTTCGTCAGCGTATGGAATTGTTCGGCCAGATTCAGGCCCTCACCGGGGAAGGTCGTATCTCCGGCATCGTTCTGTTGGGTATGCCACCGGCACTGTTTATCGTCATGTGGTACCTGAACCCAACATACGTAATGACACTGTTTACCGATCCCCTTGGTCAAAAAATGTTGGCTGGTGCCATCGTCATGCAATTGATCGGTGCCTGGGTGATTCAAAAGATTATCGATATCAAGGTGTAA
- a CDS encoding RNA polymerase sigma factor, producing MDSTGSELPTSAWKSEEELIEALQRQEDDAYEYLVRAYSGRLLVVAKRFLGQDQDAQDAVQDAFLSAFKAIENFEGNAKLSTWLHRIVVNACLMKLRTKKRKPEKPVEDLLPHFASDGHRDRAEPSWAITFDTAVQSRETRELVRQQIEELPESYRTVLLLRDIEQLSTEETAARLDMSVSAVKTRLHRARQALKTLLDPHMNDGY from the coding sequence ATGGACAGCACCGGATCAGAACTGCCGACTAGCGCTTGGAAATCCGAAGAAGAGCTGATCGAAGCTCTTCAGCGGCAAGAGGACGACGCGTACGAATATTTGGTTCGTGCGTACAGCGGTCGTCTGCTGGTTGTAGCCAAACGTTTCCTGGGACAAGATCAGGATGCCCAAGACGCGGTGCAAGATGCGTTTCTGTCAGCGTTTAAGGCAATCGAAAACTTCGAGGGAAATGCGAAGCTTTCTACCTGGCTGCACCGAATTGTGGTTAACGCGTGTCTGATGAAGCTTCGTACCAAGAAGCGGAAACCCGAAAAGCCGGTGGAGGATTTGCTTCCCCACTTTGCGTCCGACGGACATCGTGATCGCGCGGAACCCTCGTGGGCGATTACCTTTGACACCGCTGTCCAGAGCCGCGAGACGCGTGAACTGGTTCGCCAGCAAATTGAAGAATTGCCGGAAAGTTATCGAACCGTTTTGCTGCTTCGTGACATCGAACAATTAAGTACTGAGGAAACCGCGGCCCGACTCGATATGAGCGTTTCAGCCGTCAAGACGCGGCTGCATCGTGCCCGGCAAGCATTAAAAACTCTGTTGGATCCGCACATGAATGACGGATACTAA
- a CDS encoding Gfo/Idh/MocA family oxidoreductase: protein MTKSRLNRRSFLKSSSATAAAAIALGPVVHVSGQETSTSEKLNIGIIGAGGRGASNTGGVAGENIYSLCDTNPEVLEKTKSRYPQAKTCSDWREVIEDKQVDAVVISTADHHHALASIAAMKAGKHVYCEKPLAHTVEEARQMQNVYAEKKGSIATQMGTQIHATENYRRVVELIAAGAIGPVTEAHVWCSRTINPVQPAVLPEQPIPEGFNWDTWLGPAEMRPYNQAYWKGGNLNWNRRWEFGNGVLGDMGSHLIDLPFWALGLKHPTSIESDGPEADPVACPPWQVVTWQHPAREGNANWTKPTKVVWYHGPEGMKRRSDYLQPLVGEDTTISKWGIGVAFIGEQGVLVADYGKLVLSPGEKFKDYVAPENRIPKSLGHHAEWLHAAKTGGESLCNFNYSGALIEHNLLGNVAHRAGKKLEWDAEKFQITNAPEAAKLLTKSYREGWAI from the coding sequence ATGACCAAATCCAGGCTCAATCGTCGTTCGTTCCTGAAGTCTTCCAGTGCCACCGCCGCCGCTGCGATCGCATTGGGGCCTGTCGTGCATGTCAGCGGACAAGAGACGTCGACAAGCGAGAAGCTGAACATCGGAATCATCGGCGCCGGCGGGCGGGGTGCTTCCAACACCGGCGGAGTCGCAGGCGAAAATATCTACTCCCTCTGCGATACTAATCCAGAGGTTCTGGAAAAGACCAAGTCTCGTTACCCGCAAGCCAAGACATGCAGCGATTGGCGGGAAGTGATTGAAGACAAACAAGTCGATGCCGTCGTTATCAGCACGGCAGACCATCACCACGCATTGGCCTCGATCGCCGCGATGAAGGCCGGAAAACATGTCTACTGCGAGAAGCCTCTGGCACACACGGTCGAAGAAGCCCGGCAGATGCAAAACGTTTACGCGGAGAAGAAGGGTTCTATTGCGACCCAAATGGGAACGCAGATTCACGCAACGGAGAACTATCGACGCGTGGTGGAACTGATCGCCGCTGGGGCAATTGGCCCCGTCACCGAAGCGCATGTGTGGTGTAGCCGGACGATCAATCCGGTTCAGCCTGCTGTTCTGCCGGAGCAGCCTATTCCCGAGGGTTTCAACTGGGATACCTGGCTAGGCCCTGCTGAGATGCGTCCTTACAACCAGGCGTACTGGAAGGGTGGCAACTTAAACTGGAACCGCCGCTGGGAATTCGGCAACGGTGTGTTGGGCGACATGGGAAGTCACTTGATCGACTTGCCGTTCTGGGCATTGGGCCTGAAACACCCAACGTCGATCGAGTCGGACGGACCTGAAGCAGATCCTGTCGCGTGTCCTCCCTGGCAGGTCGTCACCTGGCAACATCCAGCTCGCGAAGGCAACGCCAACTGGACCAAACCGACGAAAGTCGTGTGGTATCACGGCCCCGAAGGCATGAAACGCCGTAGCGACTATCTACAGCCCTTGGTAGGCGAGGATACGACGATCAGCAAGTGGGGCATCGGCGTTGCATTTATCGGCGAGCAGGGTGTTCTGGTAGCCGACTACGGCAAGCTGGTCCTGTCGCCGGGCGAAAAGTTCAAAGACTATGTGGCTCCAGAAAACCGCATCCCAAAGAGCCTGGGGCACCATGCCGAATGGCTTCATGCCGCGAAGACCGGCGGCGAGTCGCTTTGCAACTTCAACTACTCTGGTGCGTTGATCGAACACAATCTTCTCGGGAATGTAGCCCATCGGGCAGGCAAGAAGCTGGAGTGGGATGCTGAAAAGTTTCAGATTACCAACGCCCCCGAGGCTGCGAAGCTTCTCACAAAGTCGTATCGTGAAGGTTGGGCCATCTAG
- a CDS encoding helix-turn-helix domain-containing protein: MKFSFRLAELLNHSPDPKKRPGTIKAICDFTGLDRHQVSSLLKNEAKYIPLSALAQVCDFLIKHGYAEANQLPGALFAVEPENFWELLARRKRVEMCLGIRADENWAEGAWVVASDTILQGQLLTGISTLGGTAKYRQQDIPRDMVSLSGDGYMMRDTPIPQPEDLFQTLVWAPGQAEDEEVHRRGHEVYSSFQAVDGDKALISLGSIRSNPVIELGLASAFNTEPFISQDEVEDPSQRAIPIYLRHREKNAQFPGSCCGGDQLSKSYAPETPGFYYEKEDGSWGCCKWDETTYEPAYLIYVYHESQGRLEMMLGGYSGRGTRLLAKTLSSRPEEFWPPVYTGNGTQIGAYVIQYELKKQKKARSVLVADYSATTKIIPIDPKAIQRRLTV; encoded by the coding sequence ATGAAATTCTCGTTTCGCCTTGCAGAATTGCTAAATCACTCGCCAGACCCTAAGAAACGTCCTGGCACCATTAAAGCGATCTGCGACTTCACTGGATTGGATCGCCATCAAGTTTCCTCCCTGCTTAAGAACGAAGCGAAGTACATCCCACTTTCGGCGCTCGCCCAGGTGTGTGACTTCCTCATAAAGCACGGCTACGCAGAAGCCAATCAGCTGCCTGGCGCATTGTTCGCCGTCGAGCCAGAGAACTTCTGGGAACTGCTGGCCCGGCGTAAGCGGGTTGAGATGTGCCTCGGGATTCGTGCCGACGAAAATTGGGCCGAGGGTGCCTGGGTCGTTGCTTCTGATACGATCCTACAAGGCCAACTGCTCACCGGCATTTCCACCTTGGGTGGCACCGCCAAATACCGCCAGCAAGACATTCCTCGCGACATGGTCTCGCTTAGCGGCGACGGCTACATGATGCGAGACACGCCCATTCCTCAGCCGGAAGACCTTTTCCAGACACTCGTCTGGGCACCTGGTCAGGCTGAAGACGAAGAAGTCCATCGCCGTGGCCACGAAGTCTATTCCAGCTTCCAAGCCGTCGACGGCGACAAGGCTTTGATTAGCCTCGGAAGTATTCGTAGCAACCCAGTGATCGAACTGGGACTGGCGAGTGCTTTCAATACCGAGCCATTCATCAGCCAGGATGAAGTCGAAGATCCGAGCCAACGGGCCATTCCGATCTACCTTCGTCACCGCGAGAAGAACGCTCAGTTCCCTGGTTCCTGCTGCGGCGGCGATCAGTTGTCCAAGAGCTATGCTCCTGAAACACCAGGCTTCTACTACGAAAAAGAAGATGGCAGCTGGGGTTGTTGCAAGTGGGACGAAACCACTTACGAACCGGCCTACCTGATCTACGTCTATCACGAATCGCAAGGGCGTCTGGAAATGATGCTCGGTGGTTACTCCGGACGTGGCACGCGACTGTTGGCTAAGACGCTCTCGAGCCGACCGGAAGAGTTCTGGCCGCCTGTTTACACCGGCAACGGGACGCAGATTGGTGCCTATGTCATTCAGTACGAACTGAAGAAGCAGAAGAAAGCCCGCAGCGTACTGGTCGCCGATTACTCGGCCACTACGAAGATCATTCCGATTGACCCGAAGGCCATTCAGCGACGTTTGACCGTCTAA
- a CDS encoding CpaF family protein has protein sequence MRSAATDPKASGSKQAEFENLKRKIHGKLVDKLDLAKIGELEGEVLRREIRLVVEHLCDTEETLLNRTERERLIEEVLDETFGLGPLELLLKDHGISDILINGPQQIYCEKGGKLELSSVKFRDNEHLLQIIDRIVSKVGRRVDETCPMVDARLPDGSRFNAIIPPLALDGAAVSIRRFGSNPLKLEDLLNYKAFTPEMVMLLEGAIKARLNIIISGGTGSGKTTLLNTLSSFISGAERIVTIEDAAELQLQQEHVVRLETRPPNVEGKGGVTATDLVKNALRMRPERIIIGECRGAETLDMLQAMNTGHEGSMTTIHSNTPRDAIARIETLISMSGFELPVKAMRQQIASAVDLIIQANRLQGGPRRVTHITEVIGMEQETVVMQDIYRYEQSGIDETGRARGRFISTGVRPNFMERLESAGVRLPASAFRERVMLED, from the coding sequence ATGCGATCAGCGGCAACAGATCCTAAAGCATCGGGCTCGAAGCAAGCGGAGTTCGAAAACCTCAAGCGTAAGATCCACGGGAAGCTTGTGGATAAGCTCGATCTAGCGAAGATCGGTGAGTTGGAAGGTGAAGTTCTGCGACGAGAGATTCGCCTGGTGGTCGAACACCTCTGCGATACGGAAGAAACCCTGCTCAATCGCACCGAACGAGAACGTCTGATCGAAGAAGTTCTCGACGAAACGTTTGGCCTTGGTCCACTGGAACTTCTACTGAAGGATCATGGGATCAGCGATATTCTGATCAACGGTCCCCAGCAGATCTACTGCGAAAAGGGCGGTAAGCTCGAACTGAGCAGCGTCAAGTTTCGCGACAACGAACACCTCCTGCAAATCATTGACCGTATCGTATCGAAGGTAGGCCGGCGCGTCGACGAAACCTGCCCGATGGTCGACGCGCGTCTCCCCGACGGGTCGCGTTTTAACGCAATTATTCCGCCGCTTGCCCTTGATGGAGCGGCGGTTTCTATTCGTCGGTTCGGTTCCAACCCGCTGAAGTTGGAAGACCTGTTGAACTACAAGGCCTTCACGCCAGAAATGGTGATGCTGCTGGAAGGGGCGATCAAGGCCCGACTGAATATCATCATTTCCGGTGGTACTGGTTCTGGTAAGACGACGCTGCTGAACACGCTTTCGAGCTTCATTAGCGGTGCCGAACGTATCGTTACCATCGAAGACGCGGCGGAACTTCAGCTGCAACAGGAGCACGTCGTGCGTTTGGAAACTCGTCCACCGAACGTCGAAGGCAAGGGTGGTGTCACCGCGACCGACCTGGTGAAGAATGCCCTGCGTATGCGTCCTGAACGAATCATCATCGGTGAGTGTCGTGGTGCTGAAACGCTCGACATGCTTCAGGCCATGAATACGGGTCACGAAGGTTCGATGACCACGATTCACTCGAATACACCGCGTGACGCAATCGCCCGTATCGAAACGCTCATTTCGATGTCCGGCTTTGAATTGCCGGTCAAAGCGATGCGTCAGCAGATCGCCAGCGCCGTCGACTTGATCATTCAGGCCAACCGCCTGCAAGGTGGTCCGCGACGTGTTACGCACATCACGGAAGTGATCGGCATGGAGCAGGAAACGGTCGTCATGCAAGACATTTATCGTTACGAGCAATCCGGTATCGATGAAACAGGCCGCGCACGTGGTCGCTTCATCTCGACCGGCGTTCGCCCCAACTTCATGGAACGTCTTGAATCGGCAGGCGTCCGCTTGCCGGCCAGCGCCTTCCGTGAACGTGTGATGCTCGAAGACTAA
- a CDS encoding DUF58 domain-containing protein: MNSGVLSRYLDYEFLRQLSGRSLEPRGLVSGNLAGAHKSPSSGFAVEFSGHREYVPGDDPKHIDWRVFFTRDKYFIKQYEMETNFVCHLMLDISKSMRYGEEATQKMLFASRLAVSLAHSIVRQGDKVSFTTFDTKIRGHIPASNALPQIIRMSQHLDETDADDTTDLHACLSEFSQRMARREIVMIFSDFFGDLETLENAIQRIRFNKHDVVLVQVIHDHELNFNLDGMTRFVGLEIDAQRIAQPADIRSAYLKAVRRFNEELADIATRNNCDHVLACTKENPGAIFWEYLNQRSLQNRRI, translated from the coding sequence GTGAATAGCGGCGTCCTATCCCGATACCTCGACTACGAGTTTCTCCGCCAACTCTCCGGGCGTTCTTTGGAACCCCGGGGCCTGGTAAGCGGAAACCTGGCCGGTGCGCACAAGTCGCCGTCGTCTGGGTTTGCGGTCGAGTTCTCAGGACACCGCGAATATGTCCCTGGTGACGACCCGAAGCATATCGACTGGCGTGTCTTCTTTACGCGCGACAAGTACTTTATCAAGCAGTATGAAATGGAGACGAACTTTGTCTGCCATTTGATGCTCGATATCAGTAAGTCGATGCGATACGGCGAAGAAGCCACCCAGAAGATGCTCTTTGCTTCGCGCCTGGCGGTGAGCCTGGCCCATAGCATCGTTCGCCAAGGGGACAAGGTTTCGTTCACGACGTTCGATACCAAGATTCGTGGGCACATTCCGGCCAGCAACGCCCTGCCCCAAATCATTCGGATGTCGCAGCATCTCGACGAAACGGATGCCGATGACACCACCGATTTGCATGCCTGCTTGTCCGAGTTCAGCCAGCGGATGGCACGTCGCGAAATCGTGATGATCTTCAGCGACTTCTTTGGGGACCTCGAGACACTCGAGAACGCAATCCAGCGTATTCGCTTCAATAAGCATGACGTAGTGCTAGTTCAGGTCATCCATGATCACGAGCTGAACTTCAACCTGGATGGCATGACCCGCTTCGTGGGGCTAGAGATCGACGCCCAGAGAATTGCCCAGCCAGCAGACATTCGCTCGGCCTACCTGAAAGCAGTCAGGCGGTTCAATGAGGAACTCGCGGACATTGCCACCCGTAACAACTGCGATCATGTCTTGGCATGCACCAAGGAGAACCCGGGAGCCATTTTCTGGGAATACCTCAACCAGCGAAGCCTGCAGAACCGCCGTATCTAA
- a CDS encoding aldehyde dehydrogenase family protein — MSIRSEYPAYLANQPVTPNFDLNVEDKYRLSVATKVPLADVAMMDKAIAAADQAAQAMAELPSYRRQAILNHCVQRFEQRSEELAEALCVEAGKPIGDSRGEVTRLIDTFRVAAEESTRMLGEVMPLDISPRAEGYRGMWKRVPIGPCAFITPFNFPLNLVAHKVAPALAVGCPFVLKPASKTPIGALLVGEILAETDLPEGAFSILPASRDAANLLVTDDRLKKLSFTGSQDVGWSLKAKAGKKKVTLELGGNAACIVDEGTNLEDAVQRIVFGAFYQSGQSCVSVQRVLIHRSVYDKAVKLLCDRVSKLTVGDPMDKETFVGPIISPSDAERIEAWIESAKNAGAKVLVGGSRDGILVEPTVLADVPKDEAVCAKEVFGPVAVVAPFDTFDEALAMANDSDFGLQVGIFTRDIQKIMKSWDTMDVGGIIIGDVPSWRVDHMPYGGVKESGIGREGVRFAMHDMTEIRNLVIRSVPD, encoded by the coding sequence ATGTCAATCCGCAGCGAATACCCTGCCTATCTTGCCAATCAGCCGGTAACGCCCAACTTCGATCTGAATGTCGAGGATAAGTACCGCTTGAGCGTCGCCACCAAGGTCCCTCTTGCCGATGTTGCCATGATGGACAAGGCGATTGCCGCGGCCGACCAGGCAGCCCAGGCGATGGCTGAGTTGCCTTCGTATCGCCGTCAAGCGATTCTCAACCACTGCGTACAGCGTTTCGAGCAGCGCAGCGAAGAGCTTGCTGAGGCCCTCTGCGTCGAGGCTGGCAAGCCCATCGGCGACAGTCGCGGAGAAGTAACACGTCTGATCGATACGTTTCGCGTTGCCGCGGAAGAGTCGACCCGGATGTTGGGCGAAGTCATGCCGCTGGATATCAGTCCCCGTGCCGAAGGGTATCGCGGCATGTGGAAGCGCGTACCCATTGGTCCGTGTGCGTTTATCACGCCGTTCAACTTTCCCTTGAACCTCGTGGCGCACAAGGTCGCACCTGCTTTAGCGGTTGGCTGTCCGTTTGTGTTGAAGCCAGCCAGCAAGACGCCGATCGGAGCGCTATTGGTGGGCGAGATCTTGGCCGAAACCGATCTGCCGGAAGGAGCATTCTCGATACTTCCGGCCAGCCGCGACGCCGCCAACTTGTTGGTAACTGACGATCGCCTGAAGAAGCTCAGCTTCACCGGATCGCAAGATGTCGGTTGGAGTTTGAAGGCCAAAGCCGGCAAAAAGAAGGTCACGCTCGAACTCGGTGGCAACGCGGCCTGTATTGTCGACGAAGGGACGAACCTGGAAGACGCCGTGCAGCGCATCGTATTCGGTGCGTTCTATCAATCGGGGCAGAGCTGCGTGAGCGTTCAACGCGTACTGATCCACCGAAGCGTCTACGACAAAGCAGTAAAACTTCTGTGTGACCGGGTATCCAAGCTAACCGTAGGCGATCCGATGGACAAGGAAACGTTCGTCGGTCCAATCATTTCTCCGTCGGATGCCGAGAGAATCGAAGCCTGGATCGAGTCTGCTAAGAATGCCGGTGCCAAAGTCTTAGTGGGAGGATCGCGCGATGGAATCCTGGTGGAGCCAACCGTGCTGGCCGATGTCCCCAAGGACGAAGCCGTTTGTGCCAAAGAAGTCTTCGGGCCGGTCGCCGTGGTGGCACCTTTCGATACCTTCGACGAAGCCTTGGCGATGGCAAACGACAGCGACTTCGGGCTGCAAGTCGGCATCTTCACGCGTGACATTCAAAAGATCATGAAGTCGTGGGATACCATGGACGTCGGCGGCATCATCATCGGAGACGTCCCCTCGTGGCGCGTCGACCATATGCCGTACGGGGGAGTCAAAGAGAGTGGTATCGGACGAGAAGGGGTTCGGTTTGCTATGCACGACATGACCGAGATTCGCAATCTGGTCATTCGATCGGTTCCCGATTAG
- a CDS encoding tetratricopeptide repeat protein produces MQKKYAKRVWISYGRDLICTGLALQGLLLAPAIGLGAEGPKQTKQNQPIATDSEERSSFRLIQFTDSSEEGSSISSAFKKAGSSISGFFSSEPREPQVENDPISLSSMPDEINSNVYLSAARMMENAGNFEGAERQYKSCLEKFPKSRLAQISYARLLHRTQRLDESLTMYEMADKDHPKDPTICNDMGLCLARLGRKDEAMGKFHQATLAAPEDPRYRNNLAMVLVDAGRDDEALSQLVYAHGKAKGHFNLGFLQYRAGDHQGAVANFEAALQEDANLEQAADMLQRIGSERIAGPRTAPVPKSNTMFISDQPRETKSGPVLVPTQSSKVPPAPEQEPPRLLPPVR; encoded by the coding sequence ATGCAAAAAAAATACGCAAAACGTGTCTGGATTTCCTACGGACGCGACCTGATCTGCACAGGCCTGGCATTACAAGGCTTATTACTCGCACCAGCAATCGGGCTCGGGGCTGAAGGCCCGAAGCAGACCAAACAGAATCAGCCGATCGCTACTGACAGCGAAGAACGCAGCTCGTTCCGCCTGATTCAGTTCACCGATTCCAGCGAAGAAGGCTCCTCGATTAGTTCGGCCTTCAAAAAGGCTGGTAGCTCGATCTCAGGCTTCTTCTCGTCGGAACCACGTGAACCACAGGTCGAGAACGATCCGATCAGCTTGTCGAGCATGCCTGACGAGATCAATTCCAACGTCTATCTGAGTGCTGCTCGGATGATGGAAAACGCCGGCAACTTCGAAGGTGCTGAACGTCAATACAAGTCGTGCCTGGAGAAGTTCCCCAAGAGCCGCCTGGCTCAGATCAGCTACGCTCGTCTGCTACATCGAACGCAGCGACTCGACGAGTCGCTGACGATGTACGAGATGGCTGACAAGGATCACCCAAAAGATCCAACGATCTGTAATGACATGGGCTTGTGCCTGGCACGTCTGGGACGCAAGGACGAGGCCATGGGCAAGTTCCATCAAGCGACGCTCGCAGCCCCTGAAGACCCTCGCTACCGCAACAACCTGGCGATGGTATTGGTCGACGCCGGTCGCGATGACGAAGCACTCTCGCAGTTGGTTTACGCTCATGGCAAAGCGAAGGGGCATTTCAATCTTGGCTTCCTGCAGTACCGTGCGGGAGACCACCAAGGTGCTGTTGCCAACTTCGAGGCCGCTTTGCAGGAAGACGCCAACCTGGAGCAAGCTGCGGACATGTTGCAGCGAATTGGTAGTGAGCGGATCGCCGGACCTCGGACAGCTCCTGTGCCGAAGTCGAACACGATGTTTATCAGCGATCAGCCTCGCGAGACGAAGTCTGGTCCAGTTCTGGTGCCGACGCAATCGTCGAAGGTTCCACCAGCTCCGGAACAGGAACCACCGCGACTTCTACCACCGGTTCGCTAA